In Brienomyrus brachyistius isolate T26 chromosome 25, BBRACH_0.4, whole genome shotgun sequence, a single window of DNA contains:
- the limch1a gene encoding LIM and calponin homology domains-containing protein 1a isoform X8 → MSTRQEAEDMESPKRNVRDSGYIDCWDSERSDSLSPPRHGRDDSFDSLDSFGSRSQQTPSPDVVIRGSSDGRGSDSETDAPHRKLPDMRKDDMLARRTSYNEPRTMMPFNQYLPNKSNQSAYVPASLRKKRAEREDSRKSWSTATSPIGGERPFSHPEAIQEEGLQPEEGEDRTRALLKTVTGGGTTCLTPPLWEGKDEQEIKKLERLEKAGIRVLPAAIRYSSLKPAGKEPPRGPTPDIILRKDNEFSRMQQEHESDSGEEEEAERRVPDVEKDDLASRRAQMSRGTPRMQQQFLPSSCSSQDRERWERIRRSSQQAALERQQQQVLSETKDSSRLEPNAVAPKEIPPVQPQLQEGQGVSPQALPNALRDDLARRRAHSGPPPQRENLSAFMQASITQSDLEKWERLKMTVETSETEAPSQDSSFGMVARKGSSWVPEEWEEQRKEAEHGGSSHAIPNVQKDDLARRRAQSSLLSQRDAPQSCFQASITQSDLEKWDRLKMTVETSEAPSAPVCQACLEKSWQPPAILADTAARDDLASRRARAHQRPAASRQRFVHFGPVTEIDQKCWEKLSIARPGEEEQEAESGAGPGNESLTLRRLLSAAAVATPTIGLGSQLTERAASPSGLIGGEAARLPMLPELVHRENDALDQKLAQYKRQEEEEEAEEVRGERSPDLEKDDMLARRTKVFHKSTSSPAYNRFLPLPGSKVQAPREGALSSPKALGKTVDDPAGRGESPKEEVFPDRPRDGKELRPVLRVQEPQGMVDATAHSDQDIAVPVSAIVKSSDEEECEEERPLPNLEKDDMHARRTGAFQKAAGPAFNSFLPVPGSVRHKSAPVSAAAGSTSSKPVEQGKIPPSESPSITYSAEMQQGPPAVITMPLNLAGKPGGGPEKSLQPPRGIEGEEAGEDRKLTSLPVKVGRDDMWSWHSHAPPARTSPSPPCYLPAPGSQQEASGRAEAEGEELPWGPSGLDDEMPPIFSHRAASVSDDPESVSMIDMRCEEEAILQPYSQARCELLQNQYNKVREEEDHWQDDLARWKNRRRSASQDLIKKEEERKMMEKLMTVDGAQGHRRKSIKTYKEIVEEKERREQELHEAYRRARTPQEAAAVLQHYALRFTISEAVLERLQLPKQADPGAPPAEPSGPLPLPQPATPPLAPGPMKYLRQQSAPMPKFTSTVEATVVGVTPTQATAAAAPTHPPTRMVLPKTVPLLAPKPYITPRSSQTGLRSIKADGMVRVNGETGEVSGRLENSWGGAKDNGASPVKEAASLPLSPPTTLSSPKKEPEDEMGGRDVGRGAGDEPPAVQEAACVTCLGESEEATPPALAEVEATPIRPSSLPTDLQRESVVSESAEAGNADTQEREDEAKPAAVQQPVTGDGVQDVASAEQEAEEKGPHVRMERGCVVTTTILTELTQTQILPSNMPEMKRAGDEEAPSPRRSEAPPPNAQPPCEAPVSELAYSAGNSRLRWEFFTLPDDQEKDLVNIPTPVLSLPKRVDHWSWDPDEERRRQERWQQEQERMLQEKYQREQEKLKQEWERAQKEVEEEERKYHEEERKILEETVTPLTPTLTPTLPSIFGDSAAPPSPQNTIVRSLADWDRKQELLEKQANEPQQDNNVAQDTGTRNGSSANLTLRSPIPQSTTQTTAVTPGLQNGQQAPLDPSQSSVPQLQFIQDASWASKRPEAQQQDEVWKKTASLDRNWSSQPAQSGGMKRSGSCENVGTHPSKSSPFSSATQPPSPNRSVSGKKLCSSCTHPLGKGAAMIIETLGLYFHIQCFKCGICKGQLGDTSTGTDVRIRNGLLNCHECYIKSRAAGQPTTL, encoded by the exons ATGAGCACGCGACAG GAGGCCGAGGACATGGAGAGCCCCAAGAGGAATGTCCGGGACAGCGGCTACATCGACTGCTGGGACTCGGAGCGCAGTGACTCGTTGTCACCCCCACGGCATGGCCGTGATGACTCCTTCGACAGCCTGGACTCCTTCGGCTCGCGCTCGCAGCAGACGCCCTCCCCTGACGTGGTGATCCGTGGGAGCAGCGATG GCCGCGGTAGCGACTCGGAAACCGACGCCCCCCACAGGAAGCTGCCGGACATGCGTAAGGATGACATGCTGGCGCGGCGTACCTCCTATAACGAGCCCCGCACCATGATGCCCTTCAACCAGTACCTGCCCAATAAGAGCAACCAGAGTGCCTATGTTCCCGCCTCCCTGCGCAAGAAAAGGGCGGAACGCGAGGATAGCCGCAAGAGCTGGAGCACGGCCACCTCTCCCATTGGAGGAGAGAGGCCCTTCAG CCACCCGGAGGCCATACAGGAAGAGGGGTTACAGCCAGAGGAAGGAGAGGATCGCACTAGGGCTCTTCTGAAGACCGTCACAGGGGGCGGGACGACCTGTTTGACCCCGCCTCTGTGGGAGGGCAAGGACGAGCAGGAGATCAAAAAGCTGGAGCGGCTGGAGAAGGCCGGGATCCGGGTGCTACCTGCCGCCATTCGTTACAGCAG CTTGAAGCCCGCTGGCAAAGAGCCTCCCAGGGGCCCCACCCCTGACATTATCCTGCGGAAGGACAACGAGTTCTCGAGGATGCAACAGGAGCACGAGTCGGACTCgggcgaggaagaggaggccGAGCGACGGGTGCCCGATGTGGAGAAGGATGACCTGGCCTCCAGGAGGGCGCAGATGAGCCGCGGTACCCCTCGCATGCAGCAGCAATTCCTCCCGTCCTCCTGCAGCAGCCAGGACCGCGAGAGGTGGGAGCGCATCCGGCGCAGCTCCCAGCAGGCGGCGCTAGagaggcagcagcagcaggtgcTCAG CGAGACTAAGGACTCCTCCCGGCTCGAGCCCAACGCCGTCGCCCCTaaagaaattcccccagtgcaGCCCCAGCTGCAGGAGGGGCAAGGAGTCAGCCCACAGGCCCTCCCTAATGCGCTGAGGGACGATCTGGCCCGCAGAAGAGCACACAGCGGGCCCCCACCCCAAAGGGAGAACCTGTCGGCCTTCATGCAGGCCTCCATCACCCAGTCCGACCTGGAGAAGTGGGAGCGCCTTAAGATGACAGTAGAGACCAG CGAGACCGAGGCCCCCTCCCAGGATTCGTCATTTGGCATGGTCGCCCGTAAGGGGAGCTCCTGGGTGCCGGAGGAGTGGGAGGAGCAGAGGAAGGAAGCCGAGCATGGAGGCAGTTCTCATGCGATACCAAATGTGCAGAAGGATGATCTGGCCCGTAGGAGAGCCCAGAGCAGCCTCCTCTCCCAAAGGGACGCCCCGCAGAGCTGCTTCCAGGCCTCAATCACGCAGTCCGACCTGGAGAAGTGGGATCGCCTTAAGATGACAGTTGAGACCAG TGAGGCCCCCTCGGCACCCGTCTGCCAGGCCTGCCTAGAAAAGAGCTGGCAGCCCCCTGCCATCCTGGCCGATACGGCCGCGCGGGACGACCTGGCCAGCCGGCGCGCCCGCGCCCACCAGCGACCGGCCGCCAGCCGGCAGCGCTTCGTACACTTTGGCCCCGTCACCGAGATCGACCAGAAGTGCTGGGAGAAGCTGAGCATAGCACGGCCgggggaggaggagcaggaggcggAGTCGGGGGCGGGGCCGGGGAACGAGAGCCTGACACTGCGGCGCCTCCTGTCGGCCGCCGCTGTGGCCACACCCACCATCGGCCTGGGCTCCCAGCTCACTGAGCGGGCTGCCAG CCCCAGCGGCCTGATCGGTGGCGAAGCCGCACGCTTGCCAATGCTGCCCGAGCTGGTGCATAGAGAGAACGATGCCCTGGACCAAAAGCTGGCTCAGTACAAAAGgcaagaggaagaagaggaagcgGAGGAGGTGAGGGGGGAGAGGTCGCCTGACCTGGAGAAAGATGACATGCTGGCTCGCAGGACCAAGGTCTTCCACAAGTCCACGAGCAGTCCTGCCTACAACAGGTTCCTCCCTTTGCCGGGGTCCAAGGTTCAAGCCCCGAGGGAGGGAGCCCTAAGTAGCCCCAAAGCTTTGGGAAAAACCGTCGATGATCCCGCCGGTCGGGGGGAGTCCCCAAAAGAGGAGGTGTTCCCCGACAGGCCGAGAGATGGGAAGGAGCTCAG ACCAGTGCTCCGTGTCCAAGAACCCCAGGGAATGGTGGACGCCACGGCTCACTCTGACCAAGATATAGCAGTGCCCGTGTCTGCTATCGTAAAGTCCAGCGATGAGGAGGAGTGTGAAGAGGAAAGGCCGCTGCCCAATTTGGAGAAAGATGACATGCATGCACGCCGGACCGGAGCGTTTCAGAAGGCAGCTGGACCAGCCTTTAACAGCTTCCTCCCAGTCCCCGGGTCCGTCAGACACAAATCCGCACCTGTCTCTGCGGCTGCTGGGTCCACTTCCAGCAAGCCGGTGGAACAAGGAAAGATACCTCCTAGTGAAAG CCCGAGTATCACATACTCAGCGGAAATGCAGCAAGGTCCTCCTGCCGTCATCACCATGCCCCTTAACCTGGCCGGGAAACCCGGGGGTGGCCCAGAAAAGTCCCTGCAACCCCCTCGGGGGATAGAGGGAGAGGAGGCAGGAGAGGACAGGAAGTTGACATCCCTTCCTGTTAAAGTTGGGAGAGATGACATGTGGAGCTGGCACAGCCATGCCCCTCCTGCACGCACTTCTCCCAGCCCCCCCTGCTACCTGCCCGCACCAGGATCCCAGCAGGAGGCGTCAGGGAGGGCCGAGGCAGAGGGGGAAGAACTGCCATGGGGGCCTTCTGGTTTAGATGACGAGATGCCCCCAAT ATTCAGCCACAGAGCTGCTAGTGTGTCAGATGACCCAGA GAGTGTCAGCATGATTGACATGCGGTGTGAGGAAGAGGCGATCCTGCAGCCCTACAGTCAGGCGCGTTGTGAGCTCTTGCAGAATCAGTACAACAAGGTCCGGGAAGAGGAAGACCACTGGCAGGAT GACCTGGCTCGCTGGAAGAATCGCAGGAGGAGTGCCTCACAGGACCTGAtcaagaaggaggaggagaggaagaTGATGGAGAAGCTAATGACTGTGGACGGAGCCCAGGGTCACAGGAGGAAGAGCATCAAGACCTACAAGGAGATAGTGGAAGAGAA ggaacgGCGTGAGCAGGAGCTGCACGAGGCATACCGGAGGGCGCGTACCCCCCAGGAAGCGGCGGCCGTGCTTCAGCACTACGCCCTACGCTTCACCATCAGCGAGGCCGTACTGGAACGCCTGCAGCTGCCCAAACAAGCGGACCCTGGTGCCCCCCCAGCCGAGCCCTCGGGCCCCTTGCCGCTGCCACAACCGGCCACCCCACCCCTGGCCCCAGGCCCCATGAAGTACCTCCGACAGCAGTCTGCCCCCATGCCCAAGTTCACGTCTACGGTGGAGGCCACTGTTGTGGGGGTGACCCCGACACAGGCCACCGCAGCCGCCGCCCCGACACACCCCCCAACTCGCATGGTCCTACCCAAGACTGTGCCACTTTTGGCCCCCAAACCCTACATCACGCCCAGGAGTTCGCAAACAGGTCTCCGATCTATTAAG GCAGATGGAATGGTGCGCGTGAACGGGGAGACGGGGGAGGTGTCCGGCAGGCTGGAGAACAGCTGGGGCGGAGCCAAGGACAATGGGGCGTCGCCAGTGAAGGAGGCAGCTTCCCTGCCTCTGTCCCCGCCCACCACCTTGAGCAGCCCCAAGAAGGAGCCAGAGGACGAGATGGGCGGGAGGGACGTCGGTCGTGGTGCCGGTGATGAGCCCCCGGCCGTGCAGGaagccgcctgtgtcacatgtctgGGGGAGTCGGAAGAAGCCACGCCTCCAGCTCTCGCCGAGGTTGAAGCCACACCCATCAGACCATCCTCCCTCCCAACG gatctcCAGAGAGAGAGTGTGGTGTCGGAGAGCGCTGAAGCCGGCAATGCAGACACGCAGGAGAGGGAAGATGAGGCGAAACCTGCAGCTGTACAGCAGCCAGTCACAG GTGATGGAGTGCAGGACGTGGCGTCAGCCGAGCAGGAGGCTGAGGAGAAGGGACCGCATGTGAGGATGGAACGGGGCTGTGTGGTGACAACCACCATCCTGACGGAACTCACTCAGACACAG ATCCTGCCCAGTAACATGCCAGAGATGAAGAGGGCTGGGGACGAGGAGGCCCCCTCTCCAAGGAGATCCGAGGCACCCCCACCCAacgcccagccaccctgtgaaGCACCTGTGTCAG AGTTGGCTTACAGTGCCGGTAACTCTAGGTTACGCTGGGAGTTCTTCACGTTGCCAG ACGATCAGGAGAAGGACCTCGTAAAT ATCCCCACCCCAGTGTTGAGTCTGCCCAAGCGGGTCGACCACTGGTCTTGGGACCCGGACGAGGAGCGCAGGCGTCAGGAACGATGgcagcaggaacaggagcgcatgCTTCAG GAGAAGTACCAGCGGGAGCAGGAAAAGCTGAAGCAGGAGTGGGAGAGAGCTCagaaggaggtggaggaggaggagaggaagtACCATGAGGAG GAGAGGAAGATCTTGGAGGAAACGGTGACCCCCCTGACCCCCACCctgacccccaccctgccctccaTCTTCGGGGACTCAGCcgcaccccccagcccccagaaCACCATCGTCCGCTCGCTGGCCGACTGGGACCGCAAGCAGGAGCTGCTGGAGAAGCAAGCT AATGAGCCACAACAGGACAACAACGTGGCCCAGGACACAGGAACCAGGAACGGGTCCAG TGCCAACCTCACCCTCCGCAGCCCGATCCCACAAAGCACCACCCAGACAACAGCAGTCACACCGGGTCTGCAGAACGGCCAACAAGCCCCGCTGGACCCGAGCCAGTCCAGCGTGCCTCAGCTGCAGTTCATCCAAG ATGCATCGTGGGCCAGCAAGAGGCCTGAGGCtcagcagcaggacgaggtgtGGAAGAAGACAGCCTCCCTGGATCGCAACTGGAGTTCGCAGCCGGCCCAGTCAGGGGGAATGAAAAG GTCTGGATCCTGTGAAAATGTAGGGACACACCCATCTAAGTCATCCCCATTCTCATCTGCCACCCAGCCCCCGTCTCCCAACAG gtcggTGAGCGGGAAGAAGCTGTGCTCCAGTTGTACCCACCCATTAGGCAAAGGTGCTGCCATGATCATTGAGACTCTTGGCCTCTACTTCCACATCCAGTGCTTTAAG TGTGGGATCTGTAAGGGGCAGCTAGGGGACACCAGCACAGGTACAGATGTGAGGATTCGAAACGGCCTCCTCAACTGCCACGAATGCTACATCAAATCGCGTG CTGCTGGCCAGCCCACCACTTTGTGA
- the limch1a gene encoding LIM and calponin homology domains-containing protein 1a isoform X6: MEGDCSLAAKSQLAARMENFACTVVFTRPAPQGPCLPHMRPSVKAATGRRFGDKDFRSGLENGILLCELLSSIKPGLVKKINRLPTPIAGLDNLTLFLRGCEELGLKGSQLFDPGDLQDTSIRANPKGSDCNRKLKNVLITIYWLGKAANSCTTYNGPTLDLKEFEGLLSQMRKEAEDMESPKRNVRDSGYIDCWDSERSDSLSPPRHGRDDSFDSLDSFGSRSQQTPSPDVVIRGSSDGRGSDSETDAPHRKLPDMRKDDMLARRTSYNEPRTMMPFNQYLPNKSNQSAYVPASLRKKRAEREDSRKSWSTATSPIGGERPFSHPEAIQEEGLQPEEGEDRTRALLKTVTGGGTTCLTPPLWEGKDEQEIKKLERLEKAGIRVLPAAIRYSSLKPAGKEPPRGPTPDIILRKDNEFSRMQQEHESDSGEEEEAERRVPDVEKDDLASRRAQMSRGTPRMQQQFLPSSCSSQDRERWERIRRSSQQAALERQQQQVLSETEAPSQDSSFGMVARKGSSWVPEEWEEQRKEAEHGGSSHAIPNVQKDDLARRRAQSSLLSQRDAPQSCFQASITQSDLEKWDRLKMTVETSEAPSAPVCQACLEKSWQPPAILADTAARDDLASRRARAHQRPAASRQRFVHFGPVTEIDQKCWEKLSIARPGEEEQEAESGAGPGNESLTLRRLLSAAAVATPTIGLGSQLTERAASPSGLIGGEAARLPMLPELVHRENDALDQKLAQYKRQEEEEEAEEVRGERSPDLEKDDMLARRTKVFHKSTSSPAYNRFLPLPGSKVQAPREGALSSPKALGKTVDDPAGRGESPKEEVFPDRPRDGKELRPVLRVQEPQGMVDATAHSDQDIAVPVSAIVKSSDEEECEEERPLPNLEKDDMHARRTGAFQKAAGPAFNSFLPVPGSVRHKSAPVSAAAGSTSSKPVEQGKIPPSESPSITYSAEMQQGPPAVITMPLNLAGKPGGGPEKSLQPPRGIEGEEAGEDRKLTSLPVKVGRDDMWSWHSHAPPARTSPSPPCYLPAPGSQQEASGRAEAEGEELPWGPSGLDDEMPPIFSHRAASVSDDPESVSMIDMRCEEEAILQPYSQARCELLQNQYNKVREEEDHWQDDLARWKNRRRSASQDLIKKEEERKMMEKLMTVDGAQGHRRKSIKTYKEIVEEKERREQELHEAYRRARTPQEAAAVLQHYALRFTISEAVLERLQLPKQADPGAPPAEPSGPLPLPQPATPPLAPGPMKYLRQQSAPMPKFTSTVEATVVGVTPTQATAAAAPTHPPTRMVLPKTVPLLAPKPYITPRSSQTGLRSIKADGMVRVNGETGEVSGRLENSWGGAKDNGASPVKEAASLPLSPPTTLSSPKKEPEDEMGGRDVGRGAGDEPPAVQEAACVTCLGESEEATPPALAEVEATPIRPSSLPTDLQRESVVSESAEAGNADTQEREDEAKPAAVQQPVTGDGVQDVASAEQEAEEKGPHVRMERGCVVTTTILTELTQTQILPSNMPEMKRAGDEEAPSPRRSEAPPPNAQPPCEAPVSELAYSAGNSRLRWEFFTLPDDQEKDLVNIPTPVLSLPKRVDHWSWDPDEERRRQERWQQEQERMLQEKYQREQEKLKQEWERAQKEVEEEERKYHEEERKILEETVTPLTPTLTPTLPSIFGDSAAPPSPQNTIVRSLADWDRKQELLEKQANEPQQDNNVAQDTGTRNGSSANLTLRSPIPQSTTQTTAVTPGLQNGQQAPLDPSQSSVPQLQFIQDASWASKRPEAQQQDEVWKKTASLDRNWSSQPAQSGGMKRSGSCENVGTHPSKSSPFSSATQPPSPNRSVSGKKLCSSCTHPLGKGAAMIIETLGLYFHIQCFKCGICKGQLGDTSTGTDVRIRNGLLNCHECYIKSRAAGQPTTL, translated from the exons GGGTTCAGACTGCAATCGAAAGCTGAAGAAT GTCTTGATCACCATATATTGGCTGGGGAAGGCCGCCAACAGCTGTACGACTTACAACGGGCCAACTCTGGACCTGAAGGAGTTCGAGGGGCTGTTGTCACAAATGAGAAAG GAGGCCGAGGACATGGAGAGCCCCAAGAGGAATGTCCGGGACAGCGGCTACATCGACTGCTGGGACTCGGAGCGCAGTGACTCGTTGTCACCCCCACGGCATGGCCGTGATGACTCCTTCGACAGCCTGGACTCCTTCGGCTCGCGCTCGCAGCAGACGCCCTCCCCTGACGTGGTGATCCGTGGGAGCAGCGATG GCCGCGGTAGCGACTCGGAAACCGACGCCCCCCACAGGAAGCTGCCGGACATGCGTAAGGATGACATGCTGGCGCGGCGTACCTCCTATAACGAGCCCCGCACCATGATGCCCTTCAACCAGTACCTGCCCAATAAGAGCAACCAGAGTGCCTATGTTCCCGCCTCCCTGCGCAAGAAAAGGGCGGAACGCGAGGATAGCCGCAAGAGCTGGAGCACGGCCACCTCTCCCATTGGAGGAGAGAGGCCCTTCAG CCACCCGGAGGCCATACAGGAAGAGGGGTTACAGCCAGAGGAAGGAGAGGATCGCACTAGGGCTCTTCTGAAGACCGTCACAGGGGGCGGGACGACCTGTTTGACCCCGCCTCTGTGGGAGGGCAAGGACGAGCAGGAGATCAAAAAGCTGGAGCGGCTGGAGAAGGCCGGGATCCGGGTGCTACCTGCCGCCATTCGTTACAGCAG CTTGAAGCCCGCTGGCAAAGAGCCTCCCAGGGGCCCCACCCCTGACATTATCCTGCGGAAGGACAACGAGTTCTCGAGGATGCAACAGGAGCACGAGTCGGACTCgggcgaggaagaggaggccGAGCGACGGGTGCCCGATGTGGAGAAGGATGACCTGGCCTCCAGGAGGGCGCAGATGAGCCGCGGTACCCCTCGCATGCAGCAGCAATTCCTCCCGTCCTCCTGCAGCAGCCAGGACCGCGAGAGGTGGGAGCGCATCCGGCGCAGCTCCCAGCAGGCGGCGCTAGagaggcagcagcagcaggtgcTCAG CGAGACCGAGGCCCCCTCCCAGGATTCGTCATTTGGCATGGTCGCCCGTAAGGGGAGCTCCTGGGTGCCGGAGGAGTGGGAGGAGCAGAGGAAGGAAGCCGAGCATGGAGGCAGTTCTCATGCGATACCAAATGTGCAGAAGGATGATCTGGCCCGTAGGAGAGCCCAGAGCAGCCTCCTCTCCCAAAGGGACGCCCCGCAGAGCTGCTTCCAGGCCTCAATCACGCAGTCCGACCTGGAGAAGTGGGATCGCCTTAAGATGACAGTTGAGACCAG TGAGGCCCCCTCGGCACCCGTCTGCCAGGCCTGCCTAGAAAAGAGCTGGCAGCCCCCTGCCATCCTGGCCGATACGGCCGCGCGGGACGACCTGGCCAGCCGGCGCGCCCGCGCCCACCAGCGACCGGCCGCCAGCCGGCAGCGCTTCGTACACTTTGGCCCCGTCACCGAGATCGACCAGAAGTGCTGGGAGAAGCTGAGCATAGCACGGCCgggggaggaggagcaggaggcggAGTCGGGGGCGGGGCCGGGGAACGAGAGCCTGACACTGCGGCGCCTCCTGTCGGCCGCCGCTGTGGCCACACCCACCATCGGCCTGGGCTCCCAGCTCACTGAGCGGGCTGCCAG CCCCAGCGGCCTGATCGGTGGCGAAGCCGCACGCTTGCCAATGCTGCCCGAGCTGGTGCATAGAGAGAACGATGCCCTGGACCAAAAGCTGGCTCAGTACAAAAGgcaagaggaagaagaggaagcgGAGGAGGTGAGGGGGGAGAGGTCGCCTGACCTGGAGAAAGATGACATGCTGGCTCGCAGGACCAAGGTCTTCCACAAGTCCACGAGCAGTCCTGCCTACAACAGGTTCCTCCCTTTGCCGGGGTCCAAGGTTCAAGCCCCGAGGGAGGGAGCCCTAAGTAGCCCCAAAGCTTTGGGAAAAACCGTCGATGATCCCGCCGGTCGGGGGGAGTCCCCAAAAGAGGAGGTGTTCCCCGACAGGCCGAGAGATGGGAAGGAGCTCAG ACCAGTGCTCCGTGTCCAAGAACCCCAGGGAATGGTGGACGCCACGGCTCACTCTGACCAAGATATAGCAGTGCCCGTGTCTGCTATCGTAAAGTCCAGCGATGAGGAGGAGTGTGAAGAGGAAAGGCCGCTGCCCAATTTGGAGAAAGATGACATGCATGCACGCCGGACCGGAGCGTTTCAGAAGGCAGCTGGACCAGCCTTTAACAGCTTCCTCCCAGTCCCCGGGTCCGTCAGACACAAATCCGCACCTGTCTCTGCGGCTGCTGGGTCCACTTCCAGCAAGCCGGTGGAACAAGGAAAGATACCTCCTAGTGAAAG CCCGAGTATCACATACTCAGCGGAAATGCAGCAAGGTCCTCCTGCCGTCATCACCATGCCCCTTAACCTGGCCGGGAAACCCGGGGGTGGCCCAGAAAAGTCCCTGCAACCCCCTCGGGGGATAGAGGGAGAGGAGGCAGGAGAGGACAGGAAGTTGACATCCCTTCCTGTTAAAGTTGGGAGAGATGACATGTGGAGCTGGCACAGCCATGCCCCTCCTGCACGCACTTCTCCCAGCCCCCCCTGCTACCTGCCCGCACCAGGATCCCAGCAGGAGGCGTCAGGGAGGGCCGAGGCAGAGGGGGAAGAACTGCCATGGGGGCCTTCTGGTTTAGATGACGAGATGCCCCCAAT ATTCAGCCACAGAGCTGCTAGTGTGTCAGATGACCCAGA GAGTGTCAGCATGATTGACATGCGGTGTGAGGAAGAGGCGATCCTGCAGCCCTACAGTCAGGCGCGTTGTGAGCTCTTGCAGAATCAGTACAACAAGGTCCGGGAAGAGGAAGACCACTGGCAGGAT GACCTGGCTCGCTGGAAGAATCGCAGGAGGAGTGCCTCACAGGACCTGAtcaagaaggaggaggagaggaagaTGATGGAGAAGCTAATGACTGTGGACGGAGCCCAGGGTCACAGGAGGAAGAGCATCAAGACCTACAAGGAGATAGTGGAAGAGAA ggaacgGCGTGAGCAGGAGCTGCACGAGGCATACCGGAGGGCGCGTACCCCCCAGGAAGCGGCGGCCGTGCTTCAGCACTACGCCCTACGCTTCACCATCAGCGAGGCCGTACTGGAACGCCTGCAGCTGCCCAAACAAGCGGACCCTGGTGCCCCCCCAGCCGAGCCCTCGGGCCCCTTGCCGCTGCCACAACCGGCCACCCCACCCCTGGCCCCAGGCCCCATGAAGTACCTCCGACAGCAGTCTGCCCCCATGCCCAAGTTCACGTCTACGGTGGAGGCCACTGTTGTGGGGGTGACCCCGACACAGGCCACCGCAGCCGCCGCCCCGACACACCCCCCAACTCGCATGGTCCTACCCAAGACTGTGCCACTTTTGGCCCCCAAACCCTACATCACGCCCAGGAGTTCGCAAACAGGTCTCCGATCTATTAAG GCAGATGGAATGGTGCGCGTGAACGGGGAGACGGGGGAGGTGTCCGGCAGGCTGGAGAACAGCTGGGGCGGAGCCAAGGACAATGGGGCGTCGCCAGTGAAGGAGGCAGCTTCCCTGCCTCTGTCCCCGCCCACCACCTTGAGCAGCCCCAAGAAGGAGCCAGAGGACGAGATGGGCGGGAGGGACGTCGGTCGTGGTGCCGGTGATGAGCCCCCGGCCGTGCAGGaagccgcctgtgtcacatgtctgGGGGAGTCGGAAGAAGCCACGCCTCCAGCTCTCGCCGAGGTTGAAGCCACACCCATCAGACCATCCTCCCTCCCAACG gatctcCAGAGAGAGAGTGTGGTGTCGGAGAGCGCTGAAGCCGGCAATGCAGACACGCAGGAGAGGGAAGATGAGGCGAAACCTGCAGCTGTACAGCAGCCAGTCACAG GTGATGGAGTGCAGGACGTGGCGTCAGCCGAGCAGGAGGCTGAGGAGAAGGGACCGCATGTGAGGATGGAACGGGGCTGTGTGGTGACAACCACCATCCTGACGGAACTCACTCAGACACAG ATCCTGCCCAGTAACATGCCAGAGATGAAGAGGGCTGGGGACGAGGAGGCCCCCTCTCCAAGGAGATCCGAGGCACCCCCACCCAacgcccagccaccctgtgaaGCACCTGTGTCAG AGTTGGCTTACAGTGCCGGTAACTCTAGGTTACGCTGGGAGTTCTTCACGTTGCCAG ACGATCAGGAGAAGGACCTCGTAAAT ATCCCCACCCCAGTGTTGAGTCTGCCCAAGCGGGTCGACCACTGGTCTTGGGACCCGGACGAGGAGCGCAGGCGTCAGGAACGATGgcagcaggaacaggagcgcatgCTTCAG GAGAAGTACCAGCGGGAGCAGGAAAAGCTGAAGCAGGAGTGGGAGAGAGCTCagaaggaggtggaggaggaggagaggaagtACCATGAGGAG GAGAGGAAGATCTTGGAGGAAACGGTGACCCCCCTGACCCCCACCctgacccccaccctgccctccaTCTTCGGGGACTCAGCcgcaccccccagcccccagaaCACCATCGTCCGCTCGCTGGCCGACTGGGACCGCAAGCAGGAGCTGCTGGAGAAGCAAGCT AATGAGCCACAACAGGACAACAACGTGGCCCAGGACACAGGAACCAGGAACGGGTCCAG TGCCAACCTCACCCTCCGCAGCCCGATCCCACAAAGCACCACCCAGACAACAGCAGTCACACCGGGTCTGCAGAACGGCCAACAAGCCCCGCTGGACCCGAGCCAGTCCAGCGTGCCTCAGCTGCAGTTCATCCAAG ATGCATCGTGGGCCAGCAAGAGGCCTGAGGCtcagcagcaggacgaggtgtGGAAGAAGACAGCCTCCCTGGATCGCAACTGGAGTTCGCAGCCGGCCCAGTCAGGGGGAATGAAAAG GTCTGGATCCTGTGAAAATGTAGGGACACACCCATCTAAGTCATCCCCATTCTCATCTGCCACCCAGCCCCCGTCTCCCAACAG gtcggTGAGCGGGAAGAAGCTGTGCTCCAGTTGTACCCACCCATTAGGCAAAGGTGCTGCCATGATCATTGAGACTCTTGGCCTCTACTTCCACATCCAGTGCTTTAAG TGTGGGATCTGTAAGGGGCAGCTAGGGGACACCAGCACAGGTACAGATGTGAGGATTCGAAACGGCCTCCTCAACTGCCACGAATGCTACATCAAATCGCGTG CTGCTGGCCAGCCCACCACTTTGTGA